TTGCGAACTTGCTCGGCGGACTTGAAGATTTGTTCCCGGGACTCGACGGAGCATGGTCCGGCGATTATAGCGATTTCGGTCCCGCCGACGCGTACGTCACCTACTTGAACAACGGTATCTTCAGGCTTGGTTTCGCGTGAGACCAGTTTGAAGGACTTTGTGACGCGAACAGCCTGCACAACTCCGGGCAACTCTTCGAACTGCGCGGCAGGTAAGGGCCCGTCGTTGCCGGTGATACCGATGGCAGTCCGGGACTCTCCGGGAATTTCATGTGCGCGTAATCCAAGCGACTCGATAAAGGCAACGACATTGCGGATTTGCTCCGCAGTCGCATCGCGGTTCATGATAATCAGCACGCGGGAAAGCTCCTATAGGTGCTTGGTTTTGTCAAGTTCATGTCTGATTCTGGTAATGAATTGATGTACAAACTCCTGCGCTTCGTCAACGCTGTTCGCGGCGCGGATGCCTTCAAGTATCGCGCTGCCGATGATGACTCCGTCCGTAATTTCGGCAATTTGAGCGGCATCCCTGGGGCTGGAAATACCGAAACCGGCAAGGAGTGGAGATCTAAGACTTCGTTTAACGGACTTCAAATAGTCAGATGCTTGAGCTCCGACTCCGGCCCGGGATCCGGTGACACCGGTAACCGCAACAGCATAAACGAAAGGCGCGTCCAAATCATCCACGGCCTGCATTCGTTCGGGAGTTGTGGTCGGGGCAATGAAAGGGATGCGCGGCAGATTCTGATGGGCAGCGAAAATCTCAAGACGCGAGAAACTTTCCCCCGCGACCGGCCAA
This genomic interval from bacterium contains the following:
- the trpA gene encoding tryptophan synthase subunit alpha, with amino-acid sequence MAIYLTCGFPNREWTVPLAQSIFDAGADIIELGMPFSDPLADGPVIQAASQSALENGITLDNYFAIAAEISTLGPTLFMGYLNSVIAIPRFLDCAQQANLCGLIIPDWPVAGESFSRLEIFAAHQNLPRIPFIAPTTTPERMQAVDDLDAPFVYAVAVTGVTGSRAGVGAQASDYLKSVKRSLRSPLLAGFGISSPRDAAQIAEITDGVIIGSAILEGIRAANSVDEAQEFVHQFITRIRHELDKTKHL